A single window of Syntrophus aciditrophicus SB DNA harbors:
- a CDS encoding VOC family protein — translation MISRIDHVSLAVRDREKAEHFFRVILGAVACVGGEDPHMKYFWRLFSLGDLSRLEIISPTGTGSFLDGFLKRKEGGIHHITLQTPDLRGTMKHLEEQGIPFFGHSEYAGGVWKEIFIHPRHAFGVLIQIAEFHSSDWLSEKVKLPDDIKWQVEKTNTGATLIFSHPGGGKVALELNPEEIKKLLTELGKTVTAD, via the coding sequence ATGATTTCGCGTATAGATCACGTATCTCTGGCGGTTCGAGACCGGGAAAAGGCTGAACATTTCTTTCGCGTCATCCTGGGGGCCGTTGCCTGCGTCGGGGGTGAAGATCCCCACATGAAGTATTTCTGGAGGTTATTTTCCCTGGGAGACCTGTCCCGTTTGGAGATCATCTCGCCCACAGGGACGGGAAGCTTCCTGGACGGTTTTCTTAAGAGAAAAGAGGGGGGCATTCACCATATCACCCTGCAAACGCCTGACCTCCGCGGGACCATGAAACATCTTGAAGAACAGGGCATTCCCTTCTTCGGCCACAGTGAGTATGCCGGCGGCGTCTGGAAAGAGATTTTTATTCATCCCCGTCATGCCTTTGGTGTCCTGATTCAGATTGCGGAATTTCATTCCAGCGACTGGCTGTCTGAAAAGGTGAAGCTTCCTGACGATATAAAGTGGCAGGTCGAGAAGACGAATACCGGCGCGACCCTCATATTTTCACATCCCGGAGGCGGAAAAGTTGCTTTGGAGCTTAATCCTGAAGAGATCAAGAAACTGTTGACAGAGCTCGGCAAGACCGTAACAGCGGATTAG
- a CDS encoding helicase HerA-like domain-containing protein yields MNQILIGKGEQPVQLLARYGNRHGLIAGATGTGKTISLMVLAEGFSRMGVPVFMADVKGDVAGLAMAGTPNEKIQQRVKEIGIDGYASEANPVLFWDVFGKNGHRVRTTISEIGPNLLGRILEINDTQTGMLEIAFKLADDQGLLLLDLDDLRALLAFVAENRKEISTQYGLVSSQSVAAVQRALLTLQREGGEDLFGEPALELNDLMRTDLNGRGIINILVADQLILRPRLYSSFLLWLLSELFENLPEVGDLEKPKLVFFFDEAHLLFDDAPPMMRQRVEQVVRIIRSKGVGVYFCSQFPDDVPNEILGQLGNRIQHALRAYTPRDQKAVKTAAETFVANPKLNVAEVISQLGVGEALVSTLQEKGVPMPVERTLICPPRCRMGAVTPEERLAVRSRSPLGNKYDSSVNRESAYEILKRRTLERETAEAESDQAQKEKPSEGQGGVNEWLWGTKRRQGMVETMAKQAARTVGSQIGRQILRGVLGVILGESRRR; encoded by the coding sequence ATGAACCAGATACTTATAGGCAAGGGTGAGCAGCCTGTTCAATTGCTCGCCAGGTACGGCAACCGGCATGGTCTGATCGCGGGAGCCACCGGTACCGGCAAGACGATTTCTCTCATGGTACTGGCAGAGGGCTTCTCACGCATGGGTGTACCGGTATTCATGGCTGACGTGAAAGGCGATGTCGCCGGCCTGGCAATGGCCGGCACCCCCAACGAAAAGATCCAGCAGCGTGTTAAAGAGATCGGGATTGATGGTTACGCCAGCGAGGCGAATCCGGTTTTGTTCTGGGATGTGTTCGGCAAGAATGGCCATCGGGTGCGCACCACGATCAGTGAAATCGGTCCGAACCTGCTGGGACGGATACTGGAAATTAACGATACCCAGACCGGCATGCTTGAGATCGCCTTCAAGCTGGCGGACGATCAGGGTTTACTTCTGCTTGACCTCGACGACCTGCGTGCCTTGCTTGCTTTCGTCGCTGAAAATCGCAAGGAGATTTCGACACAGTATGGCCTGGTAAGTTCACAATCCGTGGCTGCTGTCCAACGTGCCCTGTTGACGCTTCAGCGGGAAGGAGGGGAAGACCTCTTCGGCGAGCCGGCCCTGGAACTCAATGATTTGATGCGTACCGATCTCAACGGCCGCGGTATCATCAACATTCTAGTTGCAGACCAGCTCATTTTAAGACCACGATTGTACTCGAGCTTCCTCCTGTGGCTGCTGTCAGAGCTGTTCGAGAACCTGCCCGAGGTAGGTGACCTCGAAAAGCCCAAGCTTGTGTTCTTCTTCGATGAGGCCCACCTGCTCTTTGACGATGCGCCACCGATGATGCGTCAGCGAGTGGAACAGGTCGTGCGCATCATCCGATCCAAGGGCGTCGGGGTCTACTTCTGCTCGCAATTCCCCGACGACGTGCCCAACGAGATCCTGGGCCAGCTCGGAAATCGCATCCAGCACGCACTTCGGGCCTACACTCCGCGTGACCAGAAGGCAGTGAAAACTGCCGCGGAAACCTTCGTTGCGAACCCGAAACTCAACGTCGCGGAAGTCATATCACAACTCGGTGTTGGTGAAGCTCTGGTCTCCACTCTCCAGGAGAAGGGTGTTCCGATGCCGGTGGAGCGAACGTTGATCTGTCCACCGCGCTGCCGGATGGGCGCTGTCACGCCTGAAGAGCGCTTGGCCGTGCGTTCGCGCAGCCCGCTGGGAAACAAGTACGACTCGTCGGTGAACAGGGAATCTGCCTACGAGATCCTGAAACGGCGGACATTGGAAAGGGAAACAGCAGAGGCGGAATCAGATCAGGCGCAGAAGGAGAAACCGTCTGAAGGTCAGGGGGGGGTTAATGAATGGCTGTGGGGAACAAAACGTCGGCAGGGCATGGTTGAAACCATGGCTAAACAGGCCGCGCGTACCGTAGGAAGCCAGATCGGCCGCCAGATCCTGCGCGGTGTATTAGGCGTTATATTGGGCGAATCACGCCGTCGCTAG
- a CDS encoding NUDIX domain-containing protein, translating to MKNNRRSAGLILYRYRDLKLEVLLVHPGGPYWAGRDEGTWSIPKGEYSNEEDPLAAAKREFKEETGFDAEGNFLVLTPRKQPSGKLVSAWAFEGDCDVNALKSNTFTMEWPPHSGKLSEFPEVDRAEWFPVSVAEKKLLKGQTGFIDELCERLEREGEI from the coding sequence ATGAAAAATAACAGAAGAAGCGCCGGATTGATTTTGTATCGTTATCGGGATTTAAAACTGGAAGTGCTGCTGGTTCATCCCGGCGGGCCTTACTGGGCAGGCAGGGACGAAGGAACATGGTCCATTCCGAAAGGCGAGTATTCAAATGAAGAAGATCCCTTGGCTGCGGCAAAACGTGAGTTCAAGGAGGAGACAGGCTTCGACGCAGAAGGGAATTTCCTGGTCTTAACCCCGAGGAAACAACCCAGCGGCAAATTAGTCAGCGCGTGGGCCTTTGAAGGCGACTGTGATGTAAACGCCTTAAAAAGTAATACCTTTACAATGGAATGGCCGCCTCATTCAGGTAAACTGTCGGAATTTCCGGAAGTCGACCGGGCGGAATGGTTTCCCGTTTCAGTGGCAGAGAAAAAGCTTCTCAAAGGCCAGACAGGGTTTATCGATGAATTATGTGAAAGGCTTGAAAGGGAGGGGGAAATATGA
- a CDS encoding alpha/beta hydrolase gives MIRAFLIAALLSITALAEAQPLTPPTEVAADIVKVDRYPAHSVTFPNGVKGIPGMVYWEPVGYRPLTLDLYLPPSTVSRPAAGFPLVLYLHGGGWMTGDTHRSGPFVDFPGVLAALAGRGYVVAAIQYRLSGEAKFPAQAQDAKAAIRWLRLHASEYGIDPDKALTWGMSAGGHLAGLTAVSCNAAGLEPKQPHKSFLPDTKSDPITSSHVSDCVQGGVSWYGVFNMATITAQSRQDKAMTRDVPDAPEWRLLGCYGSACGEQTIAAASPVTYVDRTDPPMLLIVGSEDTAVPYSQTLEMADKLKAAGVKHELIILPGVNHGFIGNTPDQTREANLKALEATFRFIDKTAGKSIATQPPLESTQTGPPEPPPVPEAIQPEPSELPNGPESIQEGPSAGLKIIDVLLVRPLCVIGSTVSTAVYVALSPLVFVMGVAEPAARVMVEAPWRFTAFRYIGEFNHYTDEQPIMGVWDFS, from the coding sequence ATGATTCGGGCCTTTTTGATCGCTGCCTTGCTCAGCATCACGGCGCTTGCCGAGGCACAGCCCCTCACGCCACCAACCGAGGTCGCTGCCGACATTGTCAAGGTTGACCGCTATCCTGCCCACAGCGTTACCTTCCCGAACGGGGTGAAAGGTATTCCGGGCATGGTCTATTGGGAGCCGGTCGGTTACCGGCCGCTGACGCTCGATCTCTATCTTCCCCCCAGTACCGTCTCGCGACCGGCGGCTGGATTTCCCCTCGTTCTATACCTCCATGGCGGAGGCTGGATGACAGGGGACACGCACCGGAGCGGGCCTTTTGTCGATTTCCCCGGCGTCCTGGCTGCGCTGGCAGGCAGGGGCTATGTCGTCGCCGCGATCCAGTATCGCTTAAGCGGTGAGGCAAAGTTCCCCGCGCAAGCCCAGGATGCGAAAGCGGCCATCCGCTGGCTGCGGCTTCATGCCTCGGAATATGGCATCGATCCGGACAAGGCACTGACCTGGGGTATGTCCGCAGGCGGACATCTGGCTGGACTTACTGCGGTCAGTTGCAACGCGGCGGGGCTTGAACCGAAACAGCCTCATAAATCTTTTCTGCCTGACACAAAGTCCGACCCCATCACCTCATCTCACGTCTCCGATTGTGTACAGGGTGGCGTCTCCTGGTACGGCGTGTTCAACATGGCGACCATCACAGCCCAGTCGAGACAGGATAAGGCCATGACCCGCGATGTGCCCGACGCGCCGGAGTGGCGGCTGCTCGGCTGCTACGGCAGTGCCTGCGGAGAGCAAACCATCGCCGCGGCAAGCCCGGTCACCTACGTTGACCGCACTGATCCGCCCATGTTGCTGATTGTCGGATCGGAAGACACGGCGGTGCCCTACTCTCAAACGCTGGAAATGGCGGATAAGTTGAAGGCGGCCGGCGTGAAGCACGAGCTGATCATACTGCCCGGCGTCAACCACGGTTTCATCGGAAATACTCCGGACCAGACACGCGAAGCCAATCTTAAGGCACTCGAGGCTACCTTCAGGTTCATCGACAAAACGGCAGGCAAATCCATAGCGACGCAGCCCCCCCTGGAATCAACTCAGACAGGACCACCAGAACCGCCGCCTGTTCCGGAAGCAATTCAGCCGGAACCATCAGAGTTGCCAAACGGCCCGGAATCCATTCAGGAAGGACCATCGGCAGGGCTGAAGATCATTGATGTTCTGCTTGTAAGACCTCTATGCGTGATCGGCTCGACGGTTTCAACAGCGGTCTATGTAGCCCTCTCTCCCCTGGTTTTCGTCATGGGGGTGGCGGAACCCGCGGCAAGGGTAATGGTCGAGGCTCCCTGGCGATTTACCGCCTTCAGATATATCGGCGAATTCAATCATTATACGGACGAGCAACCCATTATGGGAGTGTGGGATTTCTCATAG
- the bcp gene encoding thioredoxin-dependent thiol peroxidase codes for MAMLKKGDQAPGFILSDQFGNTIKLENFRGRKVLLYFFPKAGTSGUTKQTEAVRDALAKLNGAGVEALGISPDSKAAQKKFSDKLHLKFSLLSDHDHAVAEAYGVWGEKTLYGKKYFGIIRSAFIIDEEGRIMAAWYKVSPADTVPKALGVLEII; via the coding sequence ATGGCAATGCTGAAAAAAGGTGATCAGGCCCCCGGTTTCATTCTTTCCGATCAGTTCGGGAATACAATAAAACTGGAAAATTTCCGGGGAAGAAAAGTCCTGCTTTATTTCTTTCCCAAGGCAGGCACCTCCGGTTGAACGAAGCAGACCGAAGCCGTGCGGGACGCACTGGCTAAACTGAATGGCGCCGGGGTGGAGGCGTTGGGGATCAGTCCCGACTCCAAGGCTGCACAGAAAAAGTTCAGCGATAAACTTCATCTGAAATTTTCTCTTCTGTCGGATCATGATCACGCAGTGGCAGAGGCATATGGGGTTTGGGGAGAGAAAACGCTCTACGGGAAAAAATATTTTGGAATTATCCGCTCCGCCTTTATCATTGATGAAGAAGGTCGAATCATGGCGGCCTGGTACAAAGTAAGTCCTGCTGACACGGTGCCCAAGGCGTTGGGTGTGCTTGAAATTATATAA
- a CDS encoding tetratricopeptide repeat protein has translation MTLVKFLSAALILLFLNTTAVFAQGAGYEWDILNKEVMKLYRMGNLDRAVKVAKKALEVARENVGPDHTDVATSLNNLAELYRTQGQYAHAEPLLKRSLAIMEEARGPDHTDVATSLNNLALLYYAQDQYTEAEPLYKRSLTIMEKALGPDHTDVATSLNNLALLYYAQGQFNQAEPLYRRALEIREKALGSNHSAVAVSMNNLAGLYHAQGQYAQAEPLYKRALEIMEEARDPDSIELATSLSNLAFFYVAQGQYKQAEPFYKRELEIREKALGPNHPDVATSLNNLAELYRTQGRYTQAEFLFKRSLAIREKALAPNHTAVATSLNNLALLYYARGQYAQAEPLYKRALEIMEKALTPDHPSVATIIENLVKLYRATSRFKEAGRLEQRAAAIRSVI, from the coding sequence ATGACACTCGTTAAATTCTTATCCGCGGCACTGATTCTCCTTTTCCTGAACACGACCGCCGTATTCGCCCAAGGCGCCGGTTATGAATGGGACATTCTCAACAAGGAAGTCATGAAACTCTACCGTATGGGAAACCTGGACCGCGCGGTCAAGGTCGCGAAGAAAGCGCTTGAAGTAGCCAGGGAAAATGTCGGACCGGATCATACCGATGTGGCCACGAGTCTGAACAATCTCGCAGAACTCTACCGTACCCAGGGCCAGTATGCCCATGCAGAACCGTTGTTGAAGAGATCGCTGGCGATCATGGAGGAAGCCCGGGGACCGGATCATACCGATGTGGCCACGAGCCTGAACAATCTCGCCCTGCTCTATTATGCCCAGGACCAGTACACCGAAGCAGAACCTCTGTATAAAAGATCACTGACGATCATGGAGAAGGCCCTCGGTCCGGATCATACCGATGTAGCCACGAGCCTGAACAATCTCGCCCTGCTCTATTATGCCCAGGGTCAATTCAATCAGGCCGAACCCCTCTACAGGAGGGCGCTGGAGATCAGGGAAAAGGCACTGGGTTCGAATCACTCAGCCGTGGCCGTAAGCATGAACAACCTCGCAGGCCTTTATCATGCCCAGGGCCAATACGCGCAGGCGGAACCCCTCTACAAGAGGGCACTGGAGATCATGGAGGAAGCTCGAGACCCTGATTCTATCGAGTTGGCAACGAGCCTCAGCAACCTTGCTTTTTTCTATGTCGCCCAAGGCCAGTACAAGCAGGCTGAACCCTTCTACAAGAGGGAACTGGAGATCAGGGAAAAGGCACTGGGTCCGAATCATCCCGATGTGGCCACGAGCCTGAACAATCTCGCAGAGCTCTACCGTACCCAGGGCCGGTACACTCAGGCTGAGTTCCTCTTCAAGAGGTCTCTGGCGATCAGAGAAAAGGCCCTCGCCCCGAATCATACCGCTGTAGCCACAAGTCTGAATAACCTCGCATTGCTCTACTATGCCCGAGGCCAGTATGCTCAGGCGGAACCCCTTTACAAAAGGGCACTGGAGATTATGGAGAAGGCCCTGACCCCGGATCATCCTTCCGTGGCCACAATAATTGAAAATCTGGTCAAACTCTACAGGGCCACCAGTCGGTTCAAGGAGGCCGGCAGGCTCGAACAGCGCGCGGCCGCTATTCGGTCTGTCATATGA